In one window of Juglans regia cultivar Chandler chromosome 3, Walnut 2.0, whole genome shotgun sequence DNA:
- the LOC109016036 gene encoding NAC domain-containing protein 90-like: protein MDDLPPGFRFYPTEEELVSFYLHNKLEGTREDLNRVMDRVIPVLDIYESNPWDLPQFSGDLCYGNPEQWFFFIPRQEREARGGRPRRLTTIGYWKATGSPNYVYSSKNRIIGVKRTMVFYHGRAPNGRKSEWKMNEYKAIEGEASASTGAVPTLRQEFSLCRVYKKTKCLRAFDRRPTGSVVIGHGEPATQQIHHGDDQAVPRSSGLNLPFTDQRTTSPESSSSGDHGQPGREGKNKGMAVDDDQSLWDWDQQLNNWFRPDGME, encoded by the exons ATGGACGATTTGCCACCTGGGTTTCGGTTCTACCCAACGGAGGAAGAATTGGTTTCATTCTATTTGCACAACAAGCTAGAAGGGACCAGGGAGGATTTGAACCGAGTTATGGACAGGGTTATACCAGTTTTGGATATATATGAGTCCAACCCATGGGATCTCCCAC AGTTTTCGGGAGACCTGTGCTATGGAAACCCTGAGCAGTGGTTTTTCTTCATTCCCAGACAAGAGAGGGAAGCCCGCGGGGGAAGACCAAGGCGACTCACTACAATAGGGTACTGGAAAGCTACGGGGTCTCCTAATTATGTCTACTCTTCCAAAAATCGCATTATTGGAGTAAAAAGGACCATGGTTTTCTACCATGGAAGAGCTCCAAATGGAAGAAAATCCGAGTGGAAGATGAACGAATATAAAGCCATCGAAGGAGAAGCGTCCGCATCTACTGGTGCAGTTCCTACG TTACGACAAGAATTTAGTTTGTGTCGAGtctacaagaaaacaaaatgcttGAGGGCATTTGATAGGCGGCCAACTGGATCAGTAGTAATAGGCCACGGTGAGCCAGCAACACAGCAAATTCATCATGGCGATGATCAGGCAGTACCAAGATCATCTGGTCTGAACCTTCCATTTACTGATCAGAGAACAACCTCACCGGAGAGTTCATCCTCAGGAGACCATGGCCAACCTGGCCGTGAAGGTAAGAACAAGGGAATGGCTGTTGATGATGATCAGAGCTTGTGGGATTGGGATCAGCAATTGAATAATTGGTTCCGGCCCGATGGGATGGAATAG
- the LOC109002145 gene encoding WD repeat-containing protein LWD1-like → MQSPIERKPGVYTYVAQWPICTLAWSVRHDKNTRLAIGSYLEDYSNKVELVQFNHATSDFTTDSRLVFDHPYAATNLMFFPSEDTMNPDILATSGDYLRLWQIHDDRIELKALLNSNKSSEFNSAITSFDWIECDTRRVATSSVDTTCIIWDIEKEVVDTQLVAHDKEVYDISWGGFNVFASVSGDGSVRVFDLRDKERSTIIYENPIRDSPLLRLEWNKADPRFMATVGMDSNKVVILDIRFPTTPLTELSKHKGSVNAIAWAPRSGRQLCSAGDDSRALIWEVVGTDFRSEANRDVEPTVWYGSTAEINQVRWSPMELDWIAIAFSKKLQVLKV, encoded by the coding sequence ATGCAAAGCCCAATAGAGAGAAAACCAGGGGTTTACACCTACGTCGCTCAATGGCCAATCTGCACACTAGCTTGGTCGGTCCGCCATGACAAGAACACTCGCCTCGCCATAGGAAGCTACCTCGAAGACTACAGCAACAAGGTGGAACTGGTTCAGTTCAACCATGCCACCTCTGATTTCACCACCGACAGCCGCCTGGTCTTCGACCACCCATATGCAGCCACAAACCTCATGTTCTTCCCCTCCGAGGACACCATGAATCCCGACATCCTAGCCACGTCCGGGGACTATCTGCGGCTGTGGCAAATCCACGACGACCGCATCGAGCTCAAGGCCCTCCTCAACAGCAACAAGAGCAGTGAATTCAATTCTGCCATTACTTCTTTCGATTGGATCGAATGCGATACGCGTCGTGTGGCTACGTCTAGTGTGGATACGACCTGCATAATTTGGGACATAGAGAAGGAAGTTGTGGACACCCAGTTAGTAGCACACGATAAAGAAGTGTACGATATTTCATGGGGTGGCTTCAATGTCTTTGCTTCTGTCTCTGGAGATGGTTCAGTCAGAGTATTCGATTTAAGAGACAAAGAAAGATCCACcataatttatgaaaatcctATCAGGGACAGTCCGTTATTGAGGTTAGAGTGGAACAAGGCTGACCCAAGATTCATGGCCACGGTTGGGATGGACAGCAACAAGGTTGTAATATTGGACATTCGGTTTCCGACAACTCCATTGACGGAGCTGAGCAAGCACAAGGGTAGCGTAAATGCTATAGCATGGGCCCCACGAAGCGGCCGGCAACTATGCTCTGCTGGGGACGATTCGAGGGCTTTGATATGGGAAGTGGTGGGAACGGATTTTCGATCAGAAGCTAACCGTGATGTGGAGCCAACAGTGTGGTATGGTTCAACGGCCGAGATCAATCAAGTACGTTGGTCGCCTATGGAGTTGGATTGGATTGCTATTGCGTTCTCAAAGAAGCTGCAGGTCTTGAAGGTTTAG